The genomic interval CGTTTACCGGAGAACGTGTCACCGCAGAGGCACTGGAACAGGTCGAGATCGGCCATCGGGTCCGATACTATTGGGCCTTGCAGCATCTGGGACGCGACGAAAAAGTCCTCGACGCCGCCTGCGGCAACGGCTACGGTTCGAAAATCCTGGCGGACGGTGGGTGTCACGTCCTGGCAATCGATATCGCGGAAGATGCGATTGCGTTCGCTCGCCACTACTACGGGCACGAGCGAATCGACCATATCTGTGCATCCATCGACGACGCCGCCACAAGTGACCTCGTTGCAGGACACGGACCATTCGACAGCGTGATCTCATTTGAAACCATCGAGCATCTGCACGATCCGAGCCGTTTTCTGCATGCAGTGTTCAGTGCCTTGAAACCCGGCGGTTGTCTGTATTGCTCGACACCCAATGGAGATCACATTCCCGTCGAGGATTCAAAATTTCACGTGAAACACCACACATGGCGTGAAATGCGCGCGCTCCTGAATTCCATCGGATTCATTGCTTTCGAATGGTTCGGCCAGGAAGGATTGCAGATTCTGCGTGGTCGCGCAACGGAGCGGCAGCGTTATTGCCTCTATCACGCGCGCAAGCCTTGAGCGGCTCCACTAGTCGACATGCGCGAGCAGTTCCCGCGTCAGCGGATGGGTGGATGTCTCAAAAACCTGGCGCGGCGGC from Phycisphaerae bacterium carries:
- a CDS encoding class I SAM-dependent methyltransferase, producing MGSESTTFVARNATIEDARMRADSVLRDWRGRGKIAVFAAGAHTAKILPILEAYADRIAGMIDDSPLQWGRRVGPWNVEPASKVIDGSVSGILISSDAQQEALAARARAEFGRDCAILTLYPPKDADPGAPHLPFTGERVTAEALEQVEIGHRVRYYWALQHLGRDEKVLDAACGNGYGSKILADGGCHVLAIDIAEDAIAFARHYYGHERIDHICASIDDAATSDLVAGHGPFDSVISFETIEHLHDPSRFLHAVFSALKPGGCLYCSTPNGDHIPVEDSKFHVKHHTWREMRALLNSIGFIAFEWFGQEGLQILRGRATERQRYCLYHARKP